One Leptospira andrefontaineae genomic window, AATCCGATCGCTACGCATGCGATGATGCTGGAAACATAACGGTTTCCTAAAACTTTTCTGATCGTTTCCGAACTAAAACTTTCTGCGATCTCTTCAATATTATATCTTAATAATCTGGTCGCTGAATCCAAAGAAGTCAAAGCGAAGCTTACTACCACAAGTGCAATAAAACCTTGAGCAAAACCTTCGTCGAAACCTAATTGAGAAATAAATCTTCCGGTTCCGTAGATATAAGCACCTACGGAAGGTGCCAAGCCTTGAATTCCGGACCAAGATTTATAAAAGGAAGACCATTCTCCTGCGGATGCAAATCCGATCGTGCATGCAACGACGGACGTAAGTCCTAAAAGTGATTCACCGATCATTCCACCGTATCCGATCACTCTTGCGTCTATTTCTCTGTCCAATTGTTTTGCAGTCGTTCCGGAACTTACCAAAGCATGAAAACCGGAAACGGCTCCGCAAGCGATCGTGATGAATACGAATGGAATAATATCCATATCCACTTTTTCAGTTCGGATCGCTTCCGCATTAAAGGAAGAAAATTCTCCGAAGATACTTCCTTTTACAAAACCGAAATAGATTGCGATGATCCCCAAATACAATAAGAAGGAATTGATATAGTCTCTACTTTGGAGAAGTAGCCAAACTGGAGTTACGGAGGCCAGAAAAGCGTATGCAAGAAGTATAATTTTCCAGATCGGAACTCCCGGAGATTTGTCTATATCATTTAACCCTGTCCAGGTTAAAATGGAATCATTCATGCCGAGCACCATGACGACCAAGGTAAGGGCTACGGAAGCGAATGTAAGAGGTCCTAACTTCATTCTTTTTTTATAATGAAGCCAACCCACTAAGATTGCAAACACCATGATCCCGGCTGTAGGGATCACAGCTTCCGGGAAATGACTTCTGAGTTTAATCGGAGAAGATTGTGTTTCTACTCTAACCTCTGAAGGGTGAACATGGTCCTTGATACTTGGAGCAGTTTGTGTTTGTTCAATTTGTGGAGGAGGAGTAACAGGAGCCTGTTTTAATTTTGGATCTGCAGAGAACATTTCCGCAAGCACGATCACGAACACTCCCATTGCCAATGCGACTAAGAAGAAGATGATTGCATGGAATAAACTTCTCGCCCTTGGTCCTAAAAGATCCTGAGCAACTTGCCCAATTGATTTACCTTGGTTACGAACTGAAACTACGATTGCCCCGAAATCATGAAC contains:
- a CDS encoding carbon starvation CstA family protein, giving the protein MLPLLAVFGCFTLYFLGYKFYSGFLSKSIFQLKDTVGDTPAHKFNDGVDYLPTKPAVLFGHHYASIAGLAPILGPAVAVIWGWLPAMLWVVFGGIFIGCVHDFGAIVVSVRNQGKSIGQVAQDLLGPRARSLFHAIIFFLVALAMGVFVIVLAEMFSADPKLKQAPVTPPPQIEQTQTAPSIKDHVHPSEVRVETQSSPIKLRSHFPEAVIPTAGIMVFAILVGWLHYKKRMKLGPLTFASVALTLVVMVLGMNDSILTWTGLNDIDKSPGVPIWKIILLAYAFLASVTPVWLLLQSRDYINSFLLYLGIIAIYFGFVKGSIFGEFSSFNAEAIRTEKVDMDIIPFVFITIACGAVSGFHALVSSGTTAKQLDREIDARVIGYGGMIGESLLGLTSVVACTIGFASAGEWSSFYKSWSGIQGLAPSVGAYIYGTGRFISQLGFDEGFAQGFIALVVVSFALTSLDSATRLLRYNIEEIAESFSSETIRKVLGNRYVSSIIACVAIGFFAFLQIDQGGKKTTAGLALWKLFGTTNQLLAGLALLVITIYLLYSKKKTWISFIPMIFVLGATLWAMVINFYDFLFSKSPSYLLATVGGVLIFLTVWLLLEAILAWRRFSKA